A stretch of Aureispira sp. CCB-E DNA encodes these proteins:
- a CDS encoding UDP-glucose/GDP-mannose dehydrogenase family protein, giving the protein MNIAIIGTGYVGLVTGTCFAETGNHVVCVDIDEAKVAKMKSGVIPIFEPGLSVLFERNTNNGRLSFTTDLAAAVKGAEIVFLALPTPPGADGSADLSYVLGVAKELSTIITKYTVIVDKSTVPVGTAEKVAAILAEKLDKSLFDVVSNPEFLREGVAVDDFLKPDRVVIGTSSAAARQTMERLYLPFVRQGNPIFFMDERSAEVTKYAANSYLATRISFMNEIANLCELVGADVDNVRRGMGADGRIGKRFLFAGIGYGGSCFPKDVKALAKTADDYGYDFQILKSVMDVNKKQKLRLVEKMNEYYDGNLSGKVVAMWGLAFKPNTDDIREAPALEAIDQLLAAGATVQAFDPEAMENVKAIYGDKITFVNSKYDATKGADCLAIMTEWNEFRTPDFGELKQQLSDNIIFDGRNLYALDIAADSGLTYMSIGRSDVNVPVKQG; this is encoded by the coding sequence ATGAATATAGCTATTATAGGAACAGGATACGTGGGATTAGTTACGGGAACCTGTTTTGCAGAAACAGGGAATCATGTTGTTTGTGTAGATATAGATGAGGCAAAAGTAGCCAAGATGAAATCAGGTGTTATTCCTATTTTTGAACCAGGCTTGTCAGTTTTGTTTGAACGCAATACGAACAATGGTCGTTTGTCGTTTACGACAGATTTAGCAGCGGCTGTAAAAGGGGCAGAAATTGTTTTCTTAGCTTTGCCAACGCCTCCAGGGGCAGATGGTTCGGCAGATTTATCTTATGTATTAGGTGTCGCAAAAGAGTTGAGTACGATTATTACCAAATATACTGTCATTGTCGATAAGAGTACGGTACCAGTAGGGACAGCAGAAAAAGTAGCTGCTATTTTAGCTGAGAAATTGGACAAGAGTTTGTTTGATGTTGTCTCTAATCCAGAGTTTTTAAGAGAAGGCGTTGCTGTAGACGACTTTTTGAAACCAGATAGAGTTGTTATTGGAACATCTTCAGCGGCAGCTCGTCAGACTATGGAACGTTTGTATTTGCCATTTGTGCGTCAAGGAAATCCTATCTTCTTTATGGACGAGCGTTCTGCGGAGGTAACTAAATATGCCGCTAATTCTTATTTGGCAACTCGTATTTCATTTATGAATGAGATTGCTAACTTATGCGAGTTGGTCGGTGCTGATGTTGACAATGTAAGGAGAGGAATGGGCGCCGATGGGCGCATTGGAAAGCGCTTCTTGTTTGCAGGGATTGGTTATGGAGGAAGTTGTTTTCCAAAAGATGTAAAAGCACTAGCTAAAACAGCAGACGACTATGGCTATGATTTTCAGATTCTAAAATCTGTTATGGACGTCAATAAAAAGCAAAAATTACGCTTGGTAGAAAAAATGAATGAGTATTACGATGGAAATCTATCGGGCAAAGTTGTAGCTATGTGGGGATTGGCTTTTAAACCCAATACAGATGATATTCGAGAAGCACCCGCATTGGAAGCAATTGACCAGTTGTTGGCAGCAGGAGCAACGGTTCAAGCATTTGACCCTGAGGCGATGGAAAATGTGAAGGCAATCTATGGGGACAAGATAACGTTTGTTAACTCAAAATATGATGCAACAAAAGGAGCCGATTGCTTGGCAATTATGACCGAATGGAACGAGTTTAGAACGCCTGATTTTGGTGAATTAAAACAGCAATTATCAGACAATATTATTTTTGATGGACGTAACTTATATGCGTTGGATATTGCAGCAGATTCTGGCTTGACTTATATGAGTATTGGACGTTCGGATGTGAATGTCCCAGTGAAACAGGGGTAA
- a CDS encoding mechanosensitive ion channel family protein → MFDINAQELWNKFGGMVLEYAPRFMLGLIVFYFGFKIINKAMILLDKMMRSNSFDEDLRPFIITLLGLLLKVIVALSAVDLLGIKTTSFVAMLAAASFAVGLALQGSLSNFASGILILFFKPFRTGDMISIGDNIGIVQEIQIFNTILKTIHQRLIVIPNSILTGDVVENITGAGIIRLNLTFGISYDDDIDKAREVVWGVIKGCPFLVNIEGQEHKVIVEKLNDSSVDLGVWVWTQGVDYWDTMFFMQEYVKKAFDKEDISIPFPQMDVHFKK, encoded by the coding sequence ATGTTTGATATCAACGCACAAGAACTGTGGAATAAGTTTGGAGGGATGGTGTTAGAATATGCGCCTAGGTTTATGCTAGGGCTAATTGTATTTTATTTTGGTTTCAAAATCATCAACAAAGCCATGATTTTGTTAGATAAAATGATGCGTTCCAATTCTTTTGATGAAGATTTGCGACCGTTTATTATAACCTTGTTGGGTTTGTTGCTCAAAGTGATTGTCGCATTAAGTGCCGTAGACTTGCTAGGAATTAAGACCACTTCTTTTGTTGCGATGTTAGCTGCTGCGAGTTTTGCGGTAGGTTTGGCTTTGCAAGGGTCGTTGAGTAATTTTGCTAGTGGTATATTAATCTTATTTTTTAAGCCTTTTAGGACAGGAGATATGATTAGCATAGGGGATAATATTGGGATTGTACAGGAGATTCAAATTTTTAATACCATCCTTAAAACAATACACCAGCGATTGATTGTCATTCCCAATTCTATTTTAACAGGAGATGTTGTTGAAAATATTACAGGTGCTGGAATTATTCGATTAAATTTGACATTTGGAATTAGTTATGATGATGACATAGACAAAGCACGTGAAGTAGTTTGGGGAGTGATCAAAGGTTGCCCATTTTTGGTAAATATAGAGGGGCAAGAACACAAAGTGATTGTTGAAAAATTAAATGATAGTTCTGTCGATTTGGGCGTTTGGGTATGGACACAAGGTGTAGATTATTGGGATACCATGTTTTTTATGCAAGAATATGTTAAAAAAGCGTTCGATAAAGAGGACATTTCTATTCCTTTTCCTCAAATGGACGTTCATTTTAAAAAATAG
- a CDS encoding C2 family cysteine protease — MNLELKDELNELLESIRTYQRLLIAEDAKGKVSKKYHNYFVQLKPLFKTIQKRLKENDALEGCIIGAKLRHPLSDVLYMPKCQVVLEVEAKESCDWLSQEVDIEYANQERKTTRKTTLKKEQFSFEGGNLQGKLTFELKFEQEEKFVTITYANNSFRIQKLEYTAIKLDTPSNAEKTKNNFSPLFAKEAFQKQLKEAFPSIKIIPNKEASWKTSFDPLSIQEDLANTVLVELPTELEELSMEDLGEKNVLISTRKFQLNTINLELKKALQRYEGLEFNYEGNNKTSIFDANYHKIIKETQVVIEHIDDRIQILENNLSLVQEAQISKKEIKASPFLSLAHEVSNKLEYVWSEIIRIGERFSTYPDLMLSYDEWKIELENVRQEINSLTKVSQDSWNALDAIERQTDRERKKYAAIKENFDNLQQTISNLDKDTYYTDKKKGLENSDDGFLEYQQNEDEFSAKEQVTYGLSDDEKDKLKVIGGKATFEFKDPDLLLYDEQNGIELEDIKQGQVGDCYLLSALANLTEDESSLIKEMIEEKDGLYIVTLYQNGIPVQIEVDKKLMVLHREYPNLVGNIEKKDEYIGASPVNDIWVAILEKAYAKLMAKGEFTDERVTGGHAEAAMKVLLGNKVKQPTEIYLDGAGKLSDTPTENEFKNPLDFSKVSEKHLRQIILSAKEKGYKINVSSPTSYKGDAVLTDQHVVKIGEKIYMNFKHAYSLLDANEKQAILFNPHGKTKQIRQIFDQKIVDEIARLESIIPLKGKISKEVKETVETILEQNKALQASFNQTLGNLRTKLNNVLTLDLGKGFIRQEVEIENPQKISYKVLKEYFSSLVITILKQ, encoded by the coding sequence ATGAATCTAGAATTGAAAGACGAATTAAACGAACTCTTAGAGTCAATAAGAACTTATCAAAGACTTTTGATTGCTGAAGATGCAAAAGGGAAAGTTTCAAAAAAATATCATAACTATTTCGTCCAATTAAAACCTTTGTTTAAAACAATTCAAAAAAGGCTAAAAGAAAATGATGCTCTTGAAGGTTGCATCATTGGTGCAAAATTAAGACATCCTTTATCCGATGTGCTTTATATGCCAAAATGCCAAGTGGTGTTAGAGGTAGAAGCTAAAGAGAGCTGTGATTGGCTTAGCCAAGAAGTGGATATTGAGTATGCGAATCAAGAGCGAAAAACTACTCGAAAAACTACGCTTAAAAAAGAACAGTTTTCTTTTGAAGGAGGAAATCTACAAGGAAAGCTTACGTTTGAATTAAAATTTGAACAAGAAGAAAAATTTGTCACCATAACTTATGCTAATAACTCTTTCCGTATACAAAAGCTAGAATATACTGCTATTAAACTTGATACTCCTAGCAATGCAGAGAAAACTAAAAATAATTTTAGTCCTTTATTTGCTAAAGAGGCTTTCCAAAAGCAGTTGAAAGAAGCGTTTCCTTCTATTAAAATAATTCCCAATAAAGAGGCTTCATGGAAAACAAGTTTTGACCCTTTGAGTATTCAAGAGGACTTAGCTAATACGGTTCTTGTGGAGTTGCCCACAGAGTTGGAAGAGCTAAGCATGGAGGATTTAGGAGAAAAAAATGTGCTCATTAGTACTAGAAAATTCCAATTGAATACGATCAATTTGGAATTAAAAAAGGCATTGCAACGGTATGAGGGCTTAGAGTTTAATTATGAGGGCAACAATAAGACTTCAATATTTGATGCCAATTATCATAAAATTATTAAGGAAACGCAAGTGGTAATTGAGCATATTGATGATAGAATACAAATTTTGGAAAATAACTTATCACTTGTCCAAGAAGCTCAAATAAGCAAAAAAGAAATAAAAGCAAGTCCATTTTTGAGTTTGGCTCATGAAGTGAGCAATAAGCTGGAGTATGTGTGGAGCGAAATAATTAGGATTGGAGAGCGTTTTTCTACTTACCCTGATCTGATGTTAAGTTATGATGAATGGAAAATAGAATTGGAAAATGTCCGCCAAGAAATAAATTCTTTAACAAAGGTGTCACAAGATAGTTGGAATGCATTAGATGCAATAGAGCGACAGACTGATAGAGAGCGTAAAAAGTATGCTGCGATTAAAGAAAACTTCGACAACCTACAACAAACAATCTCTAATTTAGATAAAGACACTTACTACACAGACAAGAAAAAAGGATTAGAGAATTCGGATGATGGTTTTTTAGAGTATCAACAGAATGAAGATGAATTTTCAGCGAAAGAGCAAGTAACTTATGGTCTATCAGATGATGAAAAGGATAAGCTAAAAGTCATAGGAGGAAAAGCCACATTCGAATTTAAAGACCCAGATTTACTCCTATATGATGAGCAAAATGGAATTGAGCTAGAAGATATAAAACAAGGACAAGTGGGAGACTGTTATCTATTGTCTGCCCTTGCTAATCTAACAGAGGACGAATCTTCACTTATTAAAGAAATGATTGAAGAAAAAGATGGATTGTATATCGTTACATTATATCAGAATGGCATTCCTGTACAGATTGAGGTGGATAAAAAATTGATGGTTCTTCATAGAGAGTATCCTAACTTGGTAGGAAATATAGAAAAAAAAGATGAATACATAGGCGCTAGCCCTGTCAACGACATTTGGGTGGCCATCTTAGAAAAAGCTTATGCTAAATTAATGGCGAAGGGAGAATTTACGGACGAGAGAGTAACTGGGGGGCATGCAGAAGCAGCAATGAAGGTTTTGCTAGGCAACAAAGTAAAACAACCTACGGAGATTTATTTGGATGGTGCGGGAAAGCTTAGCGATACGCCTACGGAAAATGAATTTAAAAATCCCTTGGACTTTAGCAAGGTTTCTGAAAAACACCTTCGACAAATCATTCTCTCTGCCAAAGAGAAAGGATATAAAATAAATGTTTCTTCTCCAACTTCTTATAAGGGAGATGCTGTTCTAACCGATCAACATGTGGTGAAGATAGGAGAGAAAATATACATGAATTTCAAACATGCTTATTCGCTGCTTGATGCCAATGAAAAGCAAGCTATTTTGTTCAATCCCCATGGGAAGACCAAGCAAATTAGGCAGATTTTTGATCAAAAGATAGTAGACGAAATAGCTCGATTAGAATCGATTATTCCTCTAAAGGGGAAAATTTCTAAAGAGGTTAAGGAGACCGTTGAAACTATTTTAGAACAAAATAAAGCACTTCAAGCATCTTTTAATCAAACGCTGGGGAATCTGCGGACAAAGCTAAATAATGTATTGACATTGGATCTTGGCAAAGGTTTTATTCGTCAAGAAGTTGAAATTGAAAATCCTCAAAAAATAAGCTACAAAGTATTGAAAGAGTATTTTAGTTCTTTGGTGATAACCATTCTAAAGCAATAA
- a CDS encoding SLBB domain-containing protein translates to MKFHPIKLLLTCFAILMVQVCLAQEPPSPVPVVPIGPDGPILDPGVQDAINKNKGKTTKTTNTDGGDKDGTKEKTGDTDVIEEGGEDKEDEDTKIKFDLRQSQLPEAKIWGQQFFRDQSISLFTRSRDIKAIDSYLLGIGDELAITVWGASSYSASVTLDEEGYINLTNPNRGIDIPRLYIKEMRFADARQAIIKRLEKHMNIKNSQVSIELNYSRSLTINITGEVFNPGSYTIPAVNTAFNALVAAGGPSQIGSVRLIKVVSSRMKTRTLDVYKFMNNPNIADEFFLHNNDYIYVPLAERVVEIEGAIERPFFYELVGEENLIELIKYAGGLRPDAYRRNIQIIRYENDEEKLIDVNLAELMRRELNFELKDGDRINVNPIKQAYANYITVKGAVKLPGTYQLEPNTTVYDALMKSGIIRSAVMERIYIKRLQEDLSLNYIPINVHELLDNPNSPENMMLYPFDEIEVKYKSEFIDKYNVKVYGAVRKTGTFEYSNNLMLSDVLYMANGLKREASNSHIEISRLTLDSIGNSTYVVFKTFRISSFEDSLKVDGAKEFLLSPYDQVFVRTSKDFEAPKNVEIRGEIRWPGVYTMENEEERVWDLVKRAGGWTNIAFLKGAKLMRKEEGLVLLDLDILQKEGEDSRFNYVLRAGDVIILPKLKDLVSIAGKINHPAVKEYAEIASRELDLELEKAETEIEKKEILLDIFKKETLNPRKINIPYHVGKRANFYIREYGAGVDRKQGGRKRLVYVRYANGMVKKTRHFLFFKVYPKVEKGAMVYVGAKEKKLKKDREPINWYKIITDTLAVGFSALSIYAIIRAIR, encoded by the coding sequence ATGAAATTTCATCCAATCAAATTATTGCTAACCTGTTTTGCCATTTTGATGGTTCAGGTTTGTTTAGCACAAGAACCACCCAGTCCTGTGCCTGTAGTGCCTATTGGACCCGATGGACCTATTTTAGATCCAGGGGTTCAAGATGCGATTAATAAGAATAAAGGCAAAACTACAAAAACAACCAATACTGATGGTGGGGATAAGGATGGAACAAAGGAAAAGACAGGAGATACTGATGTAATCGAAGAAGGGGGAGAAGATAAAGAAGACGAAGATACTAAGATTAAGTTTGATTTGCGTCAATCTCAATTGCCTGAAGCAAAAATTTGGGGACAACAGTTTTTTAGAGATCAGAGTATTTCACTGTTTACTCGCTCTAGAGATATTAAAGCAATCGATAGTTACCTATTGGGTATTGGAGATGAATTAGCCATTACTGTTTGGGGGGCGTCTTCTTATAGTGCGAGTGTTACACTAGACGAAGAAGGGTATATTAATTTGACAAACCCTAATCGTGGTATAGATATTCCTAGACTGTACATCAAAGAAATGCGTTTCGCAGATGCTCGACAAGCGATTATTAAGCGTCTCGAAAAACATATGAATATTAAAAATTCTCAAGTATCTATTGAGTTAAACTATTCTAGAAGTTTGACAATCAATATTACAGGAGAGGTGTTTAATCCAGGGTCTTATACCATTCCTGCCGTTAATACAGCTTTTAATGCTTTGGTTGCTGCTGGAGGACCATCTCAAATTGGTAGTGTGCGCCTTATTAAGGTAGTTTCTTCTAGAATGAAAACACGAACGTTGGATGTTTATAAGTTTATGAACAACCCCAATATAGCCGATGAGTTTTTCTTGCATAATAATGACTACATTTATGTTCCATTGGCCGAACGTGTGGTTGAAATAGAAGGTGCAATTGAGCGCCCTTTTTTCTACGAGTTGGTAGGAGAGGAAAATTTGATAGAGCTGATTAAGTATGCAGGTGGGTTGCGCCCAGATGCCTATCGTAGAAATATACAAATTATCCGATACGAAAATGATGAGGAAAAGCTAATTGATGTCAATTTAGCCGAATTAATGCGAAGAGAGCTTAATTTTGAGCTTAAAGATGGAGACAGAATTAATGTGAATCCAATCAAGCAGGCTTATGCCAATTATATTACTGTAAAGGGAGCCGTAAAGCTACCAGGTACATATCAATTGGAACCCAATACGACTGTATACGATGCTTTGATGAAATCGGGGATAATTCGCTCTGCGGTAATGGAACGCATTTATATTAAGCGCTTGCAAGAGGATTTGTCCTTGAATTACATCCCAATTAATGTCCATGAATTGTTGGATAATCCCAATTCTCCAGAGAATATGATGTTGTATCCATTTGATGAAATTGAGGTGAAATACAAATCAGAATTTATTGATAAATACAACGTCAAAGTATATGGTGCTGTGCGTAAAACAGGGACTTTTGAATATAGTAATAATTTGATGCTTTCGGATGTACTGTATATGGCAAATGGACTTAAAAGAGAGGCGTCTAATAGTCATATTGAAATTTCTAGATTAACCTTGGATTCAATAGGAAATAGCACGTATGTTGTCTTTAAAACATTCAGAATTAGTAGCTTTGAAGATAGTTTAAAGGTAGATGGGGCAAAAGAGTTTTTATTAAGCCCTTATGACCAAGTTTTTGTGCGTACGTCTAAGGATTTTGAGGCACCTAAAAATGTAGAAATAAGAGGAGAAATCAGATGGCCAGGAGTTTATACGATGGAAAATGAGGAGGAGCGAGTTTGGGATTTGGTTAAACGTGCTGGCGGCTGGACAAATATTGCTTTCTTAAAAGGTGCCAAATTAATGCGGAAAGAAGAAGGCTTGGTTTTGCTCGATTTAGATATTTTGCAAAAAGAGGGAGAAGATTCGCGATTTAACTATGTCTTAAGAGCAGGGGATGTTATCATATTACCTAAGTTAAAAGATTTGGTTTCTATTGCAGGGAAAATTAATCATCCAGCAGTTAAAGAATATGCCGAAATAGCTTCTAGGGAGTTAGATTTAGAACTAGAAAAAGCCGAAACAGAAATAGAAAAGAAGGAAATTTTGTTGGATATTTTCAAAAAGGAAACGCTCAATCCAAGAAAAATTAACATTCCTTACCATGTAGGGAAACGAGCCAATTTTTATATCAGAGAGTATGGTGCTGGGGTAGACCGAAAACAGGGAGGACGCAAACGATTGGTGTATGTTCGCTATGCCAATGGAATGGTTAAAAAAACAAGGCACTTCTTATTCTTTAAAGTGTATCCTAAAGTAGAAAAAGGAGCGATGGTGTATGTGGGGGCAAAAGAGAAGAAATTGAAAAAAGATAGAGAACCAATCAACTGGTATAAAATTATTACAGATACATTAGCAGTCGGTTTCTCTGCGTTATCAATTTATGCCATCATTCGAGCTATAAGATAA
- a CDS encoding UDP-glucuronic acid decarboxylase family protein, whose product MKRVLITGAAGFLGSHLCDRFIAEGCHVIGMDNLITGNMDNIAHLFKLKQFEFYHHDVSTFVHVPGDLDYILHFASPASPIDYLRIPIQTLKVGSLGTHNLLGLAKAKNARILVASTSEVYGDPLVHPQTEDYWGNVNPIGPRGVYDEAKRFQEAITMAYNTYHGLETRIVRIFNTYGPRMRVDDGRVLPAFFSQAIQGKELTIFGDGSQTRSFCYVDDLVEGIYRLLLSDCSMPINIGNPDEITIGEFAEEVLELVGNGSLSYHPLPVNDPKRRRPDITKAKEVLDWEPKVERAEGIRKTYEYFKKVVPVTTA is encoded by the coding sequence ATGAAACGAGTATTGATAACAGGAGCTGCTGGTTTTTTGGGCTCTCATTTGTGTGACCGATTTATTGCCGAAGGTTGCCATGTAATTGGAATGGATAATTTGATTACAGGAAACATGGACAATATTGCACACTTGTTCAAATTGAAGCAATTTGAGTTTTACCATCACGATGTAAGTACATTTGTGCATGTCCCTGGCGATTTGGATTATATCCTTCATTTTGCCTCACCTGCTAGCCCAATAGATTATTTGCGTATTCCTATTCAAACCTTGAAAGTTGGCTCTTTAGGAACGCACAATTTGTTAGGGTTGGCAAAGGCAAAAAATGCCCGAATTTTAGTTGCTTCTACATCAGAGGTCTATGGTGATCCATTGGTGCATCCTCAAACCGAAGATTATTGGGGAAATGTCAATCCAATTGGTCCAAGAGGGGTATATGATGAAGCGAAGCGTTTTCAAGAAGCGATTACAATGGCTTATAACACCTACCATGGTTTAGAAACACGCATCGTTCGTATTTTTAATACCTATGGCCCTCGTATGCGAGTAGATGATGGTCGAGTATTGCCCGCCTTCTTCTCACAAGCAATTCAAGGCAAAGAGTTAACCATTTTTGGAGATGGTTCTCAAACGCGTTCTTTCTGTTATGTGGACGACTTGGTAGAGGGAATCTATCGCCTGTTGTTAAGCGATTGTTCTATGCCAATCAATATTGGAAATCCCGACGAAATTACGATTGGAGAATTTGCAGAAGAGGTATTGGAGTTGGTCGGAAATGGAAGTTTGTCCTATCATCCATTGCCTGTTAATGACCCCAAACGCCGTCGCCCAGATATTACCAAAGCCAAAGAAGTATTGGATTGGGAACCTAAGGTCGAGCGTGCAGAAGGGATTCGCAAAACATATGAATATTTTAAGAAAGTTGTTCCTGTAACTACTGCTTAA
- the rfbB gene encoding dTDP-glucose 4,6-dehydratase translates to MKQTILITGGAGFIGSHVVRLFVEKYPDTHIVNLDKLTYAGNLENLSDIDQKPNYTFVKGDIVDRQFVQSLFEQYQFDGVIHLAAESHVDRSITNPIAFVETNILGTVNLLYAARQTWEGNMEGKRFYHVSTDEVYGTLGTTGLFTEETAYDPRSPYSASKASSDHLVRAYYHTYNLPVVISNCSNNYGSHQFPEKLIPLCINNIKEGKPLPIYGDGKYTRDWLWVNDHATAIDTIYQKGVLGETYNIGGHNEWKNIDLVHLLCDVMDEALGNPQGKSRELITFVKDRQGHDRRYAIDASKIARDLGWKPSVTFQEGLRTSVKWYLENEAWLNNVTSGAYQKYYETQYED, encoded by the coding sequence ATGAAACAAACAATATTAATTACTGGTGGGGCTGGTTTTATAGGATCTCATGTAGTTCGTTTATTTGTAGAGAAATATCCTGATACACATATTGTTAATTTAGATAAATTAACTTATGCAGGGAATTTGGAAAACCTTTCAGATATTGATCAGAAGCCAAACTATACGTTTGTTAAGGGAGATATTGTCGACCGCCAATTTGTACAAAGTTTATTTGAGCAATATCAATTTGATGGTGTCATTCATTTGGCAGCAGAATCTCATGTTGATCGATCCATTACGAATCCGATAGCATTTGTGGAAACGAATATATTAGGAACTGTAAACTTATTGTACGCCGCTCGCCAAACCTGGGAGGGAAATATGGAAGGCAAACGTTTTTACCATGTTTCAACAGATGAAGTATATGGAACGTTAGGTACAACAGGGCTATTTACAGAAGAAACGGCTTATGACCCTCGTTCTCCGTATTCTGCTTCAAAAGCAAGTTCAGATCATTTGGTTCGTGCTTATTATCATACCTATAATTTGCCAGTTGTTATTTCTAATTGTTCTAATAACTATGGTTCACATCAGTTTCCCGAAAAACTAATTCCTTTATGTATTAATAATATAAAAGAAGGGAAACCACTGCCTATTTATGGAGATGGGAAGTACACTAGAGATTGGCTTTGGGTGAATGATCATGCCACGGCAATTGATACCATCTATCAGAAAGGCGTATTGGGAGAAACATATAATATTGGTGGACACAATGAGTGGAAAAATATAGACTTGGTGCATTTGCTGTGTGATGTGATGGACGAAGCGTTGGGCAATCCTCAAGGGAAGTCTAGAGAACTCATTACATTTGTAAAAGATCGTCAAGGTCACGATCGTCGTTATGCTATTGATGCTAGCAAGATTGCTCGTGATTTGGGGTGGAAACCTTCGGTAACTTTTCAAGAAGGATTGCGAACTTCGGTTAAATGGTATTTGGAGAATGAGGCATGGTTAAACAATGTGACATCAGGCGCTTACCAAAAATACTATGAAACTCAATACGAAGACTAA
- a CDS encoding DUF4956 domain-containing protein, giving the protein MLEVTWFDDDVYKLLLRMLINVVFLTIIIRFLYYPITKRKDYLFTYYLIGFITFFLCFSLKKLDIDTGMGLGLFAIFGIIRYRTNTIEIKEMTYLFVVIGLSVINSLASKKVSMVEIAIINGTITFITFALEYLWLLKHETRKTIVYEKINLIKPSMEAELKKDLEKRTGLNINRFEIGKINFLNDTAQIRIYYFADEQELSDYNSRE; this is encoded by the coding sequence ATGCTTGAAGTTACCTGGTTTGATGATGATGTGTACAAATTATTGTTGAGAATGCTCATTAATGTAGTCTTTCTTACAATAATTATTCGATTTTTGTATTATCCAATCACCAAACGAAAAGACTATTTATTTACCTATTATTTGATAGGTTTTATTACTTTTTTCTTGTGTTTTAGTCTCAAAAAATTGGACATCGATACGGGAATGGGCTTAGGGCTATTTGCTATTTTTGGAATCATTCGCTACCGTACCAATACCATAGAAATTAAAGAAATGACTTATCTCTTTGTGGTCATTGGATTGAGTGTAATCAATTCGCTGGCATCCAAAAAGGTGTCAATGGTTGAAATTGCCATTATTAATGGAACCATAACTTTTATAACGTTTGCTCTAGAATATTTGTGGTTATTAAAGCATGAAACGAGAAAGACAATTGTCTATGAAAAAATAAACCTCATCAAGCCTTCTATGGAAGCCGAACTAAAAAAAGATTTGGAAAAACGGACAGGCTTAAATATTAATCGTTTTGAGATTGGAAAAATTAATTTCTTGAACGATACAGCTCAAATTAGAATTTACTACTTTGCAGACGAGCAAGAACTTTCGGATTATAATTCTAGAGAGTAG
- a CDS encoding polyphosphate polymerase domain-containing protein, with protein MIKNDLVQLLRKFEPISLKEMDRVKLMNRVETKFLFGLDQLMEILEELMDDYQVVKIDGNMLPAYRSLYFDNAEFFFYNEHHRERTSRYKVRYRTYVDSNLSFLEVKHKYKGRTNKKRIKVEDMAQEMPEPHRNFLKELMVPKADLQPVMMNTYNRITLVAKHAVERLTLDINLNFEFGNKQKELKNIVIAELKQERITRDSPFYKVVREKEMRPYRISKYCMGIIHLYGQENIKYNRFKKKLLRLNNYA; from the coding sequence ATGATAAAAAATGACTTAGTGCAATTACTTCGTAAATTTGAACCAATTTCTTTGAAGGAAATGGACCGAGTAAAGCTTATGAATAGGGTGGAGACGAAGTTTTTGTTTGGTTTGGATCAACTCATGGAAATCCTAGAGGAGTTGATGGATGATTATCAAGTTGTAAAAATAGATGGAAATATGCTTCCTGCTTATAGAAGCCTGTATTTTGATAATGCTGAATTTTTCTTTTACAACGAGCATCATAGAGAAAGAACTAGCCGTTATAAAGTGCGATACCGAACTTATGTTGATTCCAATTTATCTTTTTTAGAAGTCAAACACAAATACAAAGGAAGGACCAACAAAAAAAGGATAAAAGTAGAAGACATGGCACAAGAAATGCCCGAACCTCATCGCAATTTCTTGAAAGAATTAATGGTTCCTAAAGCTGATTTGCAACCCGTAATGATGAATACTTACAATCGAATTACGTTGGTTGCTAAACATGCTGTAGAACGGCTTACTTTAGATATTAATCTAAATTTTGAATTTGGAAACAAACAAAAAGAACTTAAAAATATTGTCATTGCTGAATTGAAACAAGAACGGATTACTAGAGATTCTCCTTTTTATAAAGTAGTTAGAGAAAAAGAAATGCGTCCTTATCGAATTAGTAAATATTGTATGGGCATTATACACCTGTATGGGCAAGAAAATATTAAATATAATCGATTTAAAAAGAAACTCCTAAGATTAAATAACTATGCTTGA